A stretch of Oreochromis aureus strain Israel breed Guangdong linkage group 11, ZZ_aureus, whole genome shotgun sequence DNA encodes these proteins:
- the LOC120442491 gene encoding chemokine-like receptor 1 yields MATNSFNPINTTAAPAGNGSKNSDCPDGLIQPIKIMSLIIYSLAFILGVLGNGVVIWVTGFKMKKTVNTVWYLNLAVADFLFTAFLPLSVTYTALDLHWPFGKFMCKLNTMVLILNMFASVYILVVISVDRCVSVVWPVWAQNHRNARKASYVSLCVWVVALILSAPYFIFRDTEKVCDKIICFDNYALSDDNETPSVTQLWQFRYQAMIITRFLLGFVVPFTVIVSCYAVIIHRLRRNRTLASQSSRPFKIIAAIIITFFLCWAPFHIMALIEMASYMPEYSSEILDITKIWIPLATSLAFLNSCLNPLLYVFMGQVFKDKIRKSILNVLESAFQEEETRTHTYTKSVDTSQSQEFRFEY; encoded by the coding sequence ATGGCCACTAACTCTTTCAATCCAATCAATacaactgctgcacctgctGGAAATGGCTCTAAGAATAGTGACTGTCCTGATGGGCTGATACAGCCTATCAAAATCATGTCTCTCATAATTTATTCTCTGGCCTTTATACTTGGTGTGCTCGGGAATGGAGTGGTTATCTGGGTGACCGGCTTCAAGATGAAGAAAACTGTTAACACAGTTTGGTACCTCAACCTTGCTGTGGCTGACTTCCTCTTCACTGCATTTCTGCCCCTGAGTGTGACTTACACAGCTTTGGATTTGCACTGGCCTTTTGGCAAGTTCATGTGCAAGCTCAACACCATGGTACTTATTCTGAACATGTTTGCCAGTGTCTACATTCTGGTGGTGATCAGTGTGGACAGATGTGTGTCTGTGGTGTGGCCCGTCTGGGCTCAGAACCACCGAAATGCACGCAAGGCATCCTAcgtgagtctgtgtgtttgggtgGTGGCTTTGATTCTCAGTGCACCATACTTCATCTTCAGGGACACTGAGAAAGTTTGTGACAAAATCATCTGCTTCGACAACTATGCTCTTTCTGATGACAATGAAACACCATCTGTGACACAGTTATGGCAATTTCGTTATCAGGCCATGATTATCACACGCTTCCTCCTAGGATTTGTTGTGCCCTTCACTGTCATTGTCTCGTGTTATGCTGTCATAATTCATCGTCTCAGAAGAAACCGCACACTGGCCAGTCAGTCAAGTCGCCCCTTTAAGATCATCGCTGCCATTATTATCACTTTCTTTCTGTGCTGGGCTCCCTTTCACATCATGGCTCTAATTGAGATGGCAAGTTACATGCCAGAATATTCAAGTGAGATATTAGATATCACCAAAATTTGGATACCACTAGCCACCAGTCTGGCCTTTCTCAACAGCTGCCTGAATCCACTTCTGTATGTGTTCATGGGCCAAGTTTTTAAGGATAAAATCCGCAAATCCATCCTGAATGTGCTGGAGAGTGCCTTCCAGGAAGAGGAGACACGCACTCACACTTACACAAAGTCAGTGGACACCAGTCAGAGCCAAGAGTTCAGATTTGAATACTGA